The Candidatus Limnocylindrales bacterium genome has a segment encoding these proteins:
- a CDS encoding oligopeptide/dipeptide ABC transporter ATP-binding protein codes for MKTETILNKNPEKSGVLEAPLLRVINLKTYFPLKPRFFRPKAYIKAVDGVSFQLLRGETLGVVGESGSGKTTLVKTIVRLLDPTEGQILLNGEDIAKLSYEEMRLRRRHIQMVFQDPYSSLNPRFSVRQIIEEPLQIHDNLSEEKRIDEVVRLLDLVGLNASYMERFPYELSGGQRQRVGLARALALKPKLLLLDEVTSALDVSTQANILNLLKDLQQRLSLAYLMVSHDLGVIGYCCNWVAVMYRGRMVELARTQDIFASPKHPYTRLLLSSIPGSDTFLLEGEINHKTTGFPGDSHTWTGCAFYSRCREHKEICREVQPEERYLSKEHRVACHLW; via the coding sequence CCTATTTTCCACTGAAACCAAGATTCTTTCGCCCAAAGGCTTATATAAAAGCTGTAGATGGGGTCAGCTTTCAACTCCTTCGTGGAGAAACGCTGGGTGTTGTGGGGGAATCCGGCTCAGGTAAAACAACGCTGGTTAAAACGATTGTCAGGCTATTGGACCCCACAGAAGGGCAGATTTTGCTCAATGGCGAGGATATTGCCAAATTATCCTATGAAGAAATGAGACTCCGTAGACGACACATTCAGATGGTCTTTCAGGATCCTTATTCATCTTTGAATCCTCGTTTTAGCGTTCGGCAGATTATCGAAGAACCTCTCCAGATCCATGATAATCTTTCGGAGGAAAAACGGATCGATGAGGTGGTTAGGCTTTTGGATCTGGTCGGGTTAAACGCAAGTTATATGGAGCGATTCCCTTATGAATTAAGTGGTGGGCAACGTCAACGCGTAGGCTTAGCACGGGCCTTAGCCTTAAAACCCAAATTACTTCTTTTGGACGAGGTTACTTCCGCCCTGGATGTATCTACCCAGGCAAATATTTTAAACCTCCTTAAAGATCTTCAACAAAGGCTTTCACTGGCTTATTTGATGGTTTCCCATGACCTGGGGGTCATCGGATACTGCTGTAACTGGGTCGCCGTCATGTATCGAGGACGAATGGTAGAATTAGCCAGGACCCAAGATATTTTTGCTTCCCCCAAACACCCGTATACAAGACTTCTTCTCTCCAGTATCCCCGGTTCGGATACTTTTCTATTAGAAGGGGAGATAAACCATAAAACCACCGGGTTCCCGGGCGATTCGCATACCTGGACAGGTTGCGCGTTTTATTCCCGTTGCAGGGAGCACAAGGAAATATGTAGAGAAGTACAACCTGAGGAGCGTTACCTTTCCAAGGAGCATAGGGTGGCCTGTCACCTCTGGTAA